The proteins below come from a single Mycosarcoma maydis chromosome 19, whole genome shotgun sequence genomic window:
- a CDS encoding uncharacterized protein (related to Cleavage and polyadenylation specificity factor) — MNAPLTLHRSGAGPSSYSSHRPLITQQRLVGASSSIPSQFIHNEFSFEQYIKDHLNVKLDNDAQICPDYSERLQCPRGASCPRRHVRPSHLNFLPAGSTALRDPNKRTVCKHWLRGLCKKDDQCDYLHEYDMRRIPECRFYATFGFCNSGDDCLYLHVDPAIKRRECERYNRGFCPKGPLCTKKHVRRVACPLYLAGFCPEGLDCPRGHVKSTPASSASRSNSPIQTHRPLTAAEAFGTGTGRGDEYGDGAGMRNQRAPAGRYGLPSGGAAGGAGAADIGASRGGMGYANNMQRRPNNVFGAPAQGAQEGGRGWRKDLSEVLCFKCGEMGHFANMCPNPALPGNRGGVERGPGGQARQARDRPRPY; from the coding sequence ATGAACGCGCCACTCACGCTGCATCGAAGTGGTGCGGGACCAAGCTCGTATTCGTCACATAGACCGTTGATAACACAGCAGCGACTTGTAGGAGCCTCGTCTTCGATACCTTCGCAATTCATCCACAATGAATTCAGTTTTGAGCAGTATATCAAGGATCACCTGAATGTCAAGCTAGATAACGATGCGCAAATCTGTCCAGACTACTCGGAAAGGCTTCAGTGTCCTCGCGGTGCGTCATGCCCCAGGCGGCATGTCAGGCCAAGCCATCTCAACTTCCTGCCCGCAGGATCTACGGCGCTGCGAGATCCGAACAAACGCACGGTGTGCAAGCACTGGCTTCGAGGCTTGTGCAAGAAGGACGACCAATGCGACTATCTGCACGAATACGATATGCGAAGGATACCCGAGTGCAGGTTCTACGCCACCTTTGGGTTCTGCAACAGTGGTGACGACTGCCTGTATCTTCACGTCGATCCTGCGATCAAGAGGCGCGAATGCGAAAGGTACAACCGAGGGTTTTGCCCCAAAGGGCCACTGTGCACAAAGAAACACGTTCGGCGTGTTGCGTGTCCACTCTATTTGGCGGGCTTCTGCCCTGAGGGACTTGACTGCCCACGTGGACATGTCAAGAGCACCCCGGCTTCGAGTGCATCGCGGTCCAATTCGCCCATCCAGACGCATCGACCCTTGACAGCGGCCGAAGCATTTGGGACGGGCACGGGTCGCGGCGACGAGTATGGGGACGGAGCAGGTATGCGTAATCAGCGTGCACCTGCAGGAAGATACGGTTTGCCTAGTGGAGGTGCGGCTGGAGGAGCGGGGGCAGCGGATATAGGAGCATCGCGCGGAGGCATGGGCTATGCCAACAACATGCAGAGACGTCCCAACAATGTCTTCGGAGCGCCAGCACAAGGAGCGCAAGAGGGTGGGAGAGGATGGCGAAAGGATCTGTCCGAGGTGCTTTGCTTTAAATGTGGAGAGATGGGCCACTTCGCCAACATGTGTCCGAATCCAGCACTTCCAGGCAATCGGGGTGGTGTTGAGCGTGGTCCAGGAGGACAAGCACGACAAGCACGAGATCGACCACGTCCGTACTAG
- a CDS encoding uncharacterized protein (related to PRP4 - U4/U6 small nuclear ribonucleoprotein), whose product MDVDSPSLPDAPSTSGVTIEDLLSSHSNVVSASDAALSAQLDARKMARNLAIPTSDAKVRLRLRQLGHPITCFGEREMDRRQRLRQVLAQQLQAQQPSGNTLSTASGAQSHTSEQSDSDTESDGDDQDEEFYTEGPSSLIQARRNIACFSLQRSKQRLAQQRREATVPLSSIVHIRSKLFYPIKSYSNLGSQVGDDRPVSITRFAPNSQLLATASWSGSIKLWQVPSANHKLTLRAHTDKVGGLAWHPQATLSQHASAVNLVSGAGDATVCLWSLDSDRPLATLKGHEARVARTAFHPTGNYVASASFDGTWRLWDVCTSDCLTIQEGHSKEVYSVEFQDDGALLASGGLDAIGRVWDMRTGRTAMVLDGHAKEILSIDFAPNGYQLATASGDDTVRIWDMRALKSIYTIAAHKSSVSDVRFFRSLSHRKSPYSMHTQQDEISRDGLYLATSGYDGMVRIWSADDWQLLRTLSGDAGRVMSVDISSDGEMLVSGEWGRTFKLWGSL is encoded by the coding sequence ATGGACGTCGATTCCCCTTCTTTGCCAGATGCACCATCCACCTCGGGCGTCACGATCGAAGACCTGCTTTCGTCACACTCCAACGTTGTGTCTGCCTCCGATGCTGCCTTGTCCGCTCAGCTGGATGCGCGCAAGATGGCTCGCAACCTAGCCATACCAACTTCCGATGCAAAGGTAAGGCTACGTCTACGTCAGCTCGGCCATCCCATCACCTGCTTCGGCGAACGTGAAATGGATCGTCGTCAACGTCTTCGCCAAGTCCTCGCTcaacagctgcaagcgCAACAACCGTCTGGTAATACTCTGTCCACTGCTTCAGGCGCACAGTCCCATACATCAGAGCAAAGCGACAGCGATACCGAGTCGGACGgcgacgaccaagacgaagagTTCTACACCGAAGGTCCATCTTCCCTCATCCAAGCACGTCGTAACATCGCTTGCTTTTCCTTGCAGCGATCCAAGCAAAGGCTGGCTCAACAACGCAGAGAGGCTACCGTACCACTCTCCTCGATCGTCCATATACGCTCCAAACTTTTCTACCCCATCAAGTCGTACAGTAACCTTGGCTCGCAGGTTGGCGACGACCGTCCCGTATCCATAACACGTTTTGCGCCCAACTCGCAATTGCTTGCGACAGCCAGTTGGTCCGGCAGCATCAAGCTCTGGCAAGTGCCGAGTGCCAACCACAAGCTCACCCTTCGCGCGCATACCGACAAAGTGGGCGGGCTGGCGTGGCATCCGCAAGCCACCTTGAGTCAGCATGCTTCGGCGGTCAACTTGGTGTCGGGCGCTGGTGATGCCACCGTCTGCCTGTGGAGTCTCGACAGCGACCGTCCCCTAGCTACGCTCAAAGGTCATGAGGCACGTGTCGCAAGAACCGCTTTCCATCCCACGGGAAACTATGTAGCTAGCGCCTCGTTTGACGGTACCTGGCGTCTGTGGGACGTCTGCACCTCGGACTGCCTCACCATCCAGGAAGGTCACAGCAAGGAGGTGTACTCTGTCGAATTCCAAGACGATGGTGCGCTGCTAGCCAGTGGTGGTCTGGACGCCATCGGCAGGGTGTGGGACATGCGTACTGGCAGAACGGCGATGGTACTTGATGGGCACGCTAAAGAAATTCTTTCGATCGACTTTGCTCCCAACGGCTATCAGCTTGCTACGGCGAGTGGAGACGACACGGTCAGGATCTGGGACATGCGAGcgctcaagtcgatctACACGATCGCAGCGCACAAATCGTCGGTCTCGGACGTTCGCTTCTTCCGTTCACTCTCGCACCGCAAGTCGCCCTACTCGATGCATACCCAACAAGATGAGATCAGCCGCGACGGCCTCTACCTTGCCACCTCCGGATACGATGGAATGGTCAGGATCTGGTCGGCCGACGAttggcagctgctcagAACACTCAGCGGCGACGCCGGcagagtcatgagtgtCGACATCAGCTCCGACGGCGAGATGCTCGTTAGCGGCGAATGGGGTCGCACCTTTAAGCTCTGGGGTTCGCTCTAA
- a CDS encoding glutathione-disulfide reductase GRX7 (related to Glutaredoxin), protein MGAEAKEHSVLDLESGVTLASASHTSCACLPPLALLRRKKLLVLVLLLPAIYFMLIYNGQVSSPLDSHPAQHVLDALHQASPAINQLAGKLPGIAHHYDDAHMDEDRHLHNALLDKMHVQGTVELSELKDKLDHGSIPAASSSNNSDASLLQLSEMSKFTPQDESVMLLLLALKTKDYAVQDDWKAVFLERTPLQDGLFSTLNSGPTNKFTQLLATVGLPKPEETHSLPKFSILNDALQLYSLSRKGWVDRVRPSLGLTVFSKSYCPYSKKTKALLDSLNATYTVYEVDTRPDAKYLQPLLAKLTHHHTFPTILVRDRLLGGNDDLHDLHTIQALKSILASVGAL, encoded by the coding sequence ATGGGAGCTGAAGCCAAAGAGCACTCGGTGCTCGACCTCGAGTCTGGCGTCACATTGGCATCCGCGTCTCACACATCATGCGCATGTCTACCACCACTGGCACTCCTCCGACGCAAaaagctgctggtgctggttTTGCTCTTACCTGCTATCTACTTTATGCTTATCTACAACGGCCAAGTCTCTTCACCTCTCGATTCACATCCAGCACAGCACGTGCTTGATGCGCTCCATCAGGCATCGCCTGCCATCAACCAGCTAGCCGGCAAGCTTCCCGGCATCGCACATCACTACGACGATGCACACATGGACGAGGACCGACATCTTCACAATgccttgctcgacaagatgcACGTCCAAGGTACCGTCGAGCTTTCCGAGCTGAaagacaagctcgaccatGGATCGATTCCtgcagcgtcgtcgtccaacaATTCAGACGCCAGCCTGTTGCAGCTCAGTGAAATGTCCAAGTTTACGCCGCAAGACGAGAGCGTtatgctgctgttgctcgcCTTGAAGACGAAAGACTACGCTGTCCAAGACGACTGGAAGGCAGTCTTCCTAGAGCGTACACCCTTGCAAGACGGTCTCTTCTCGACACTCAACTCGGGTCCCACCAACAAGTTTACTCAGCTGCTTGCCACCGTTGGACTGCCCAAACCAGAAGAGACGCACTCCCTGCCCAAGTTCTCCATTCTCAATGATGCGCTCCAGCTGTACAGCCTATCGCGCAAGGGTTGGGTCGACCGCGTACGTCCGTCGCTCGGGCTTACCGTATTTAGCAAAAGCTACTGCCCCTACTCGAAGAAAACCAAAGCGCTTCTGGATTCGCTCAACGCCACCTACACCGTCTACGAAGTCGacactcgaccagatgCCAAATATCTGCAACcgctgctcgccaagtTGACGCACCACCACACGTTCCCCACCATCTTGGTACGCGATCGACTGCTTGGTGGTAACGACGATCTGCACGATCTGCACACGATTCAAGCGCTCAAAAGCATCCTCGCCTCGGTCGGTGCCCTGTGA
- a CDS encoding ATPase-activating ribosome biosynthesis protein (related to RLP24 - Ribosomal Like Protein 24, part of a pre-60S complex) — protein MRIEHCFFCSAPCYPGKGITFVRNDAKIFKFCKSKCHKNFKLKRNPRKVRWTKAFRKANGKEMTVDSTLEFEKKRNVPVRYDRELVATTLNAMKRIQEIKTRREIAFYKARMAKAGVKAKAKEADRLLVHRNAHLRASIEASRQTASSSKDKIKVKATSAKSKSALVGAGDSGMAMSMNTD, from the coding sequence ATGAGGATCGAGCATTGCTTCTTCTGCTCAGCTCCTTGCTACCCGGGCAAGGGTATCACTTTCGTGCGTAACGATGCAAAGATCTTCAAGTTTTGCAAATCCAAATGTCACAAGAACTTCAAGTTGAAACGCAACCCACGAAAGGTTCGCTGGACAAAGGCCTTCCGCAAAGCCAACGGCAAAGAGATGACTGTCGACTCAACCCTCGAATTCGAAAAGAAGCGCAACGTACCCGTTCGCTACGACCGAgagctcgtcgccaccaCCCTCAACGCCATGAAGCGCATTCAGGAGATCAAGACGCGCAGAGAGATTGCCTTCTACAAAGCTCGCATGGCAAAGGCAGGTGTCAAGGCAAAGGCCAAGGAGGCAGATCGTCTTCTTGTCCACCGCAACGCACACCTTCGCGCTTCCATCGAAGCTTCCCGACAAaccgcttcttcctccaaagacaagatcaaggtcaaggctACCTCTGCCAAGTCAAAATCCGCTCTGGTAGGTGCCGGCGACTCTGGCATGGCCATGAGCATGAACACCGACTAA
- a CDS encoding putative Shwachman-Bodian-Diamond syndrome protein, which produces MPVFQPANQIKLTNVSIVRLRKAGKRFEIACYKNKVREWRSGVETDLDEVVQIENVFVNVSKGQVAPSDDLQKAFGTTEIPKILQEILKKGELQVGEKERQHELTNTWKDIATQVAEKCVDPSSQRPYTVGMIEKAMHDVHYSVKTARSAKQQALDVIRLLQEKKTIPIERARMRIRITMPNKDGKKIKDKILPLTDKVDDEDWSDQWELIASIDPGALKTINELIQSEIKGRGNVETLNFTTIHEGDGDERLE; this is translated from the exons ATGCCCGTCTTTCAACCGGCTAACCAGATCAAGCTTACCAACGTATCCATTGTGCGTCTGCGCAAAGCGGGCAAGCGTTTCGAGATCGCCTGCTACAAGAACAAGGTGCGCGAATGGCGAAGTGGGGTGGAAACCGATCTGGACGAAGTGGTGCAGATCGAGAACGTGTTTGTCAATGTATCCAAAGGACAGGTTGCACCGTCGGATGATTTGCAAAAGGCATTTGGCACGACCGAGATTCCAAAGATCTTGCAAGAGATTTTGAAAAAGGGCGAGTTGCAGGTGGGCGAAAAGGAGAGGCAGCACGAATTGACCAATACCTGGAAGGACATTGCGACGCAGGTAGCGGAAAAGTGCGTGGATCCATCCAGTCAGAGGCCCTACACGGTGGGCATGATCGAAAAGGCGATGCACGACGTCCACTATTCGGTCAAGACGGCGCGAAGTGCAAAGCAGCAG GCTCTCGATGTGATCCGGCTGTTGCAGGAAAAAAAGACGATCCCGATCGAACGTGCGCGCATGCGTATCCGCATCACCATGCCCAACAAGGACGGCAAAAAGATCAAGGACAAGATCCTGCCACTCACCGACAaggtcgacgacgaagactGGTCCGACCAGTGGGAGCTCATTGCCTCGATCGATCCCGGCGCActcaagacgatcaacgAACTGATCCAGTCCGAGATCAAAGGCAGGGGCAatgtcgagacgctcaaTTTCACTACGATCCACGAGGGCGACGGGGACGAAAGGTTAGAGTAG
- a CDS encoding putative dolichyl-phosphate-mannose--protein O-mannosyltransferase gives MVDATKAQTLRSRRNDSATAHTTDAVASTRADHSIVTDVKLGSKSNWGVVSPHVHSHAADSLITLVLFALAAALRLYRISFPDQVVFDEVHFGKFAAYYLRREFHFDVHPPLAKLINAFAGYLAGFDGHFEFDQIGDKYLDNNVPYIRMRAVPAIIGSLQVPLVYAIMRQSGYAPVIGVFSAALLLFDNAHIAQDRLILLDAPLILFMMLSLYSYIRFYKLRYNEFSSEWWVWLCATGVNLALTMSCKMVGLFTFITIGSAVAWDLWKLLDIRRGLEIEHVARHFFARFFALILLPFGVYLFWFWVHFAILIKSGPGDVFMSSQFQQTLTGNEMLSNARDIQYFDKLTLMHKNTKALLHSHVERYPLKYDDGRISSQGQQVTGYPHNDTNNVWQIIPTKPIPDHDATGRLVHHKDTLRLLHVNTDSYLLTHDVASPLMATNEEFTTVPANDTSRYDDTLFELHLDEADGTDKVVKSRASWFRLVHKNTRVCMWTHGEALPDWAFNQQEVNGNKNAMDKTCLWYVEDLTPSPESPDYEERLKPLAPRKVVKMNFFKKWLELQLQMLQQNAGLTQSHPYATGPINWPFLLQGISFWTQDAGQHQIYMIGNLVSWWGTILAISIFVGVVGADLLARRRAIYPIPSAVRNRLHNSSGFFVMAWACHYLPFFLMSRQLFIHHYLPAHVCACLVAGGVLNFVTSETIQFPISKPGPLLTPRHYRPRMDNIVPQQARAFMALVIGALIVCFWWLSPLTYGTPGLTNAEVHARRLLPSWTLHFAK, from the coding sequence ATGGTCGACGCTACAAAAGCACAGACGCTGCGGTCACGTCGCAACGACTCTGCCACTGCACATACCACCGACGCCGTCGCATCCACTCGAGCCGACCACTCGATCGTAACCGATGTCAAACTTGGCTCCAAGTCGAACTGGGGCGTGGTATCGCCTCACGTCCATTCGCATGCAGCAGACTCGCTCATCACGTTGGTGCTCTTTGCactggctgctgcgcttcgcTTGTATCGCATATCGTTCCCCGATCAGGTAGTGTTTGACGAGGTCCACTTTGGCAAGTTTGCCGCCTACTACCTTCGTCGCGAGTTCCACTTTGACGTGCATCCTCCGCTTGCAAAGCTCATCAATGCCTTTGCAGGCTACCTAGCTGGTTTTGACGGTCACTTTGAATTCGACCAGATCGGCGACAAGTACCTCGACAACAACGTTCCCTACATTCGAATGCGTGCCGTGCccgccatcatcggcaGTCTGCAGGTGCCCCTGGTTTACGCCATTATGCGTCAGAGTGGATATGCGCCCGTCATTGGCGTCTTTAGTGCGGCTCTACTGCTCTTTGACAATGCTCACATCGCCCAAGATCGTCTGAttctgctcgatgctcCTCTGATCCTCTTCATGATGCTCAGCCTGTACTCCTACATCCGCTTCTACAAGCTTCGCTACAACGAGTTTTCGTCCGAATGGTGGGTTTGGCTCTGCGCTACCGGTGTCAATCTCGCCTTGACCATGAGCTGCAAGATGGTCGGTCTTTTCACCTTTATCACGATCGGCTCCGCCGTCGCCTGGGATCTCTGGAAGCTCCTCGACATTCGACGAGgtctcgagatcgagcacgtCGCGCGCCACTTTTTCGCGCGCTTCTTTGCCCTCATCCTCCTCCCCTTTGGCGTCTACCTGTTTTGGTTCTGGGTCCACTTTGCCATTCTCATCAAGAGCGGTCCTGGCGATGTGTTTATGAGCTCGCAATTCCAGCAGACGCTCACTGGCAACGAGATGCTTAGCAACGCTCGCGACATCCAGTACTTTGACAAGCTCACCCTCATGCACAAAAACACAAAGGCCTTGCTTCACTCGCACGTCGAACGCTATCCTCTCAAGTACGACGATGGACGCATCTCCAGTCAAGGCCAACAGGTCACCGGCTACCCGCACAACGACACCAACAACGTCTGGCAGATCATTCCAACTAAACCCATCCCCGATCACGACGCCACTGGCCGTCTGGTGCACCACAAGGACACCCTCCGACTGCTTCACGTCAACACGGACTCGTATCTgctcacgcacgacgtcGCGTCGCCGCTCATGGCCACTAACGAAGAGTTCACCACGGTACCTGCCAACGACACTTCGCGCTACGACGACACGCTCTTTGAACTTCacctcgacgaagccgatgGCACCGACAAGGTGGTCAAGAGCAGGGCGTCTTGGTTCCGACTCGTCCACAAGAACACGCGCGTCTGCATGTGGACCCACGGCGAGGCGCTTCCCGATTGGGCTTTCAACCAGCAGGAAGTCAACGGCAACAAGAATGCCATGGACAAAACTTGTCTGTGGTACGTTGAAGATCTCACCCCTAGCCCCGAGAGCCCGGACTATGAAGAGCGACTCAAGCCTCTTGCGCCGCGCAAAGTGGTCAAGATGAACTTTTTCAAGAAATGGCTCGAGCTTCAGCTGCAGATGCTTCAGCAGAATGCCGGCCTCACTCAGAGCCACCCTTACGCTACAGGACCGATCAACTGGCCGTTTTTGCTTCAAGGGATCTCTTTCTGGACGCAGGACGCTGGGCAGCATCAGATCTACATGATCGGCAACCTCGTCTCATGGTGGGGCACGATTCTCGCCATTTCCATTTTTGTCGGTGTTGTGGGCGCTGACCTGCTCGCACGTCGTCGCGCCATCTACCCGATTCCCAGCGCGGTACGCAACCGCTTGCACAACTCGAGCGGCTTCTTTGTGATGGCGTGGGCGTGCCACTATCTGCCCTTCTTCCTCATGTCGCGTCAGCTCTTCATCCACCACTATCTCCCTGCACACGTCTGCGCGTGTCTGGTGGCTGGCGGCGTGCTCAACTTTGTTACCAGCGAGACGATCCAATTCCCCATCTCGAAACCAGGTCCGCTGCTTACCCCCAGACACTACCGGCCGAGGATGGACAATATCGTGCCGCAACAGGCGCGGGCTTTCATGGCTCTCGTCATCGGTGCTCTTATCGTGTGCTTTTGGTGGTTGAGCCCGCTCACTTACGGCACGCCCGGTCTTACCAACGCAGAGGTGCATGCCAGAAGGCTCTTGCCATCCTGGACGCTCCACTTTGCAAAGTGA